A single genomic interval of bacterium harbors:
- a CDS encoding glucose 1-dehydrogenase — protein MENVTRLFSLAGKVTLVSGGNRGLGLAMARGLAQAGSDLVLVGRTQAQLEQAQKALMEETGQKVLVFKADVSNPKELEQVVEKSLAELGAIHVLVNNAGINIRKPFLQITPQDYDAVMAVNLKGVYFLTQKVVRHMLERGQGGKIINIASLTSQIGISNISVYGASKGGVYALTKALAVELAPHGIRVNAIAPGYFRTDLTEPVFQDPVRAEWIRSRTPLGRPGEPWDLAGAVVFLGSAASDYLTGTVMFVDGGWMSG, from the coding sequence ATGGAAAATGTGACCAGGCTTTTTTCCCTGGCGGGAAAGGTGACACTCGTAAGCGGGGGAAACAGGGGTCTTGGGCTGGCCATGGCCAGGGGGCTGGCCCAGGCCGGATCGGATCTTGTGCTGGTGGGACGCACTCAAGCCCAACTGGAGCAGGCCCAAAAAGCCTTAATGGAGGAGACAGGACAAAAGGTCTTGGTCTTTAAAGCGGATGTCTCCAACCCCAAGGAGCTGGAGCAGGTGGTGGAAAAAAGCCTGGCTGAGCTTGGAGCGATCCACGTTCTTGTGAACAACGCCGGCATAAACATTCGAAAGCCTTTCCTGCAGATCACCCCCCAGGACTACGATGCGGTCATGGCAGTTAATCTAAAAGGGGTCTACTTCCTTACCCAGAAAGTGGTGAGGCACATGCTGGAGAGGGGCCAGGGGGGAAAGATCATAAACATAGCCTCTCTGACCAGCCAGATCGGGATATCCAACATTTCCGTTTATGGAGCCAGCAAAGGGGGAGTATACGCACTCACCAAGGCACTGGCCGTGGAGCTGGCCCCACACGGAATCCGAGTAAATGCCATTGCCCCGGGCTATTTCAGGACGGATCTTACGGAACCCGTGTTCCAGGATCCGGTCAGAGCCGAATGGATCAGGTCCCGTACCCCTCTGGGAAGGCCCGGGGAGCCATGGGATCTGGCAGGAGCAGTGGTTTTCCTGGGCTCGGCTGCATCGGATTATCTGACAGGCACTGTCATGTTCGTAGACGGAGGCTGGATGTCCGGATGA
- a CDS encoding zinc-binding dehydrogenase yields the protein MRALRKLAPGPGNVDVVDTKEPRPQQGEVLIRVCMAGVCGTDLHILHGLFPKVRPPVTLGHEFCGEVVEVGSGVRGWKPGDRVTVESASGFCGNCVHCVEGQTQRCEERLAFGYARDGGFAPFVTARASALHRLPDHVDFQEGALCEPLACATHAVMERSSLLCGQMALVAGPGPIGLLVLQVARAVGAEVILVGTSEDRERLDLGLGMGARHVLVAGGAQNSELIGQWTHGAGVDVAFECSGSIASFSSCIQWVKKGGQVVQVGLLGKEEILDLDSITYKEVELRGCFAHNHRSWEKAIDLLQRKEVSLLPLVSGIYSLEEWKEPFARFQAHQGLKYLLKP from the coding sequence ATGAGAGCCCTAAGAAAGCTGGCTCCGGGCCCGGGAAACGTAGATGTGGTAGATACTAAGGAGCCCAGACCCCAGCAAGGGGAGGTTCTCATAAGAGTGTGCATGGCCGGGGTGTGCGGCACTGACCTTCACATACTCCACGGTCTTTTCCCCAAGGTGCGTCCTCCTGTGACCCTCGGCCATGAGTTCTGCGGTGAAGTGGTGGAGGTGGGCTCCGGCGTGAGGGGATGGAAGCCTGGTGACCGGGTGACCGTGGAGAGCGCTTCTGGATTTTGTGGTAATTGTGTGCATTGCGTGGAAGGCCAGACCCAGAGGTGCGAGGAGAGGTTGGCCTTCGGATATGCAAGAGATGGTGGATTTGCCCCTTTTGTAACTGCCAGGGCCTCTGCCCTACACAGGCTGCCTGATCATGTAGACTTCCAAGAAGGGGCTCTCTGTGAGCCCCTGGCCTGCGCCACTCACGCGGTAATGGAAAGGTCCTCCCTGCTTTGCGGCCAGATGGCCCTGGTGGCAGGGCCGGGTCCCATAGGGCTTCTGGTGCTTCAGGTGGCCAGGGCCGTGGGGGCTGAGGTGATTCTGGTGGGTACTTCCGAAGACAGAGAGAGGCTGGATCTAGGCCTTGGCATGGGCGCCCGGCATGTTCTTGTGGCTGGAGGGGCACAGAATTCGGAACTAATAGGGCAGTGGACACATGGGGCAGGAGTGGATGTGGCCTTCGAGTGCTCAGGCTCCATCGCCTCTTTTTCCAGCTGCATCCAATGGGTAAAGAAGGGCGGGCAGGTGGTACAGGTGGGGCTGTTGGGCAAAGAGGAAATCCTGGATCTGGATAGCATCACTTACAAAGAGGTGGAGCTCAGGGGCTGCTTTGCCCACAACCACAGATCCTGGGAAAAGGCCATAGATCTGCTCCAAAGAAAAGAGGTGAGTCTTCTTCCTCTTGTATCGGGGATCTACTCCCTTGAGGAATGGAAAGAGCCCTTCGCTCGCTTCCAGGCGCACCAGGGGCTCAAGTACCTCTTAAAACCCTAG
- a CDS encoding iron-containing alcohol dehydrogenase yields the protein MAELVQEKMHVFYSPHKILFGLNAAKAVASEVAVLGGKKPLVVTDPGVVKAGLLTPVLKSLEETSVPYVVFDRVEPEPPARLVDQGAEIFKKQGCDMVIGVGGGSSLDVAKGISVMATNQGSVLDFCGFDLLKNRGAPKILLPTTSGTGSEVTRVFVITDEAENTKKAVYSPYVLAEVAIVDPLLTMSMPQKVTADTGLDALVHAIETYVSMNATPFSDILAERAIQWIGTYLPMAWAKGSNLTARYYMALAATVAGMAFASGGLGAVHGLCYPLGTEYHMSHGRSNAIMLPHVMRFNLPGNPEKFASIASLLGRDVQGLSCLEAAEMAVEAVEDLLESVQVPYHLRDYGIAESDLPKLVEGGMKQTRLFVPNPRDLTEEDVRSIFQEAY from the coding sequence ATGGCAGAGCTGGTGCAGGAAAAAATGCATGTTTTTTACTCCCCTCATAAGATCCTCTTTGGCCTAAATGCTGCCAAGGCCGTGGCTTCCGAAGTGGCAGTTCTGGGAGGTAAGAAGCCTCTGGTGGTGACAGACCCGGGTGTGGTAAAGGCCGGTCTTTTGACTCCGGTGCTCAAGAGCCTGGAGGAGACCTCTGTACCCTACGTGGTCTTCGATAGGGTTGAGCCGGAACCTCCGGCCAGGCTGGTGGATCAGGGGGCAGAAATCTTCAAGAAACAAGGCTGCGACATGGTAATAGGCGTTGGGGGAGGGAGTTCTCTGGATGTGGCTAAGGGCATCTCGGTGATGGCTACCAACCAGGGAAGCGTACTGGATTTTTGCGGCTTTGATCTTCTCAAGAACAGGGGAGCGCCCAAGATCCTGCTTCCCACCACCTCTGGCACCGGAAGTGAGGTGACCAGGGTTTTCGTGATAACCGATGAGGCCGAAAACACCAAGAAGGCGGTTTACAGTCCTTATGTGCTGGCCGAAGTGGCCATAGTAGACCCCCTCCTCACCATGAGCATGCCCCAAAAGGTCACGGCCGACACGGGCCTGGATGCTTTGGTCCATGCCATAGAGACTTATGTTTCCATGAATGCCACACCTTTCTCGGACATATTAGCCGAGAGGGCGATCCAATGGATAGGCACGTATCTGCCCATGGCCTGGGCCAAGGGTTCCAACTTGACAGCCAGATACTATATGGCACTGGCGGCCACAGTGGCCGGGATGGCTTTTGCCAGTGGAGGCCTGGGAGCTGTGCATGGGCTGTGCTATCCCCTGGGAACCGAGTATCACATGTCCCACGGTCGTTCCAATGCCATAATGCTTCCACATGTCATGAGGTTCAATCTGCCCGGTAATCCTGAGAAGTTTGCCAGCATAGCCTCGCTGCTGGGAAGGGATGTGCAGGGACTGAGCTGCCTGGAGGCCGCGGAGATGGCTGTGGAGGCAGTGGAGGATCTGCTGGAGTCGGTCCAGGTGCCGTACCACTTGAGGGACTATGGCATTGCAGAAAGTGATCTTCCAAAACTGGTGGAAGGGGGCATGAAGCAGACCCGGCTCTTTGTTCCTAATCCTAGGGATCTGACCGAGGAGGACGTAAGAAGCATTTTCCAGGAGGCTTACTGA